One Natronoarchaeum mannanilyticum genomic window carries:
- a CDS encoding NUDIX domain-containing protein, with product MTSFDDLWYLADEANQCAEQARHRLDRRYEDYLEFDRTRRVSRPRFRTLAERIRDNGTPYGAHTIVYRPSGELLLVRHEDVDLWVLPGGGVREEETFREAAEREVAEEAGVEVDYDGLAILTDVRVVADDSETWGVLPVFAGEAETTEPTVSDPDGEISEARWFAEPPEDTRDRRDILAWRERALSV from the coding sequence ATGACGTCGTTCGACGACCTCTGGTATCTCGCGGACGAAGCGAACCAGTGCGCCGAGCAGGCGCGCCACCGGCTCGACCGGCGGTACGAGGACTACTTGGAGTTCGATCGCACGCGCCGGGTAAGCCGACCGCGCTTCCGAACGCTCGCCGAGCGCATCCGGGACAACGGGACGCCGTACGGCGCCCACACGATCGTCTACCGGCCGTCTGGGGAACTTCTGCTGGTACGCCACGAGGACGTCGACCTCTGGGTGCTCCCGGGCGGCGGCGTCCGCGAGGAAGAGACGTTCCGCGAGGCCGCCGAGCGCGAAGTCGCGGAGGAAGCCGGCGTCGAGGTCGACTACGACGGGCTGGCGATCCTCACCGACGTGCGAGTCGTCGCCGACGACTCCGAGACGTGGGGCGTGCTGCCGGTGTTCGCCGGCGAGGCCGAGACCACCGAGCCGACCGTATCGGATCCCGACGGCGAAATTTCGGAAGCACGGTGGTTCGCCGAGCCGCCCGAGGACACCCGCGACCGCCGGGACATCCTCGCCTGGCGGGAGCGGGCACTGTCGGTCTGA
- a CDS encoding DUF7522 family protein: MSGESNSEELAEELISACRTSIGDTLRSITLFTAEDYDQLYIRSDLEQDAELDRFVANERLGFTSQQTYGDSELGEYEFTIRAFEYGYVTRVIVGDRGVYVTTDEMHMDEFDELATAVRGVLRENTGAA; the protein is encoded by the coding sequence ATGTCGGGAGAATCAAATAGCGAGGAACTGGCAGAAGAACTCATCAGCGCGTGTCGGACGTCGATCGGCGACACGCTGCGCAGTATCACCCTCTTTACCGCGGAGGACTACGACCAGCTCTACATCCGCAGCGACCTCGAGCAGGACGCCGAACTCGATCGATTCGTAGCCAACGAACGTCTCGGGTTCACGTCCCAGCAGACCTACGGCGACTCCGAACTCGGCGAGTACGAGTTCACGATCCGCGCGTTCGAGTACGGCTACGTCACCCGCGTCATCGTCGGCGATCGCGGCGTGTACGTGACGACCGACGAGATGCACATGGACGAGTTCGACGAGCTCGCGACCGCCGTACGTGGGGTACTACGGGAGAACACCGGGGCCGCGTAG
- a CDS encoding DUF7344 domain-containing protein, with translation MIDDHFDALADEQRREVLLAILDKNPGDDRSVTTAVRTDEERSRATELHHVHLPKLEDYGLIDWDRERHEITKGPLFDQIRPLLVLLEKTGTSSSERCRPNDRSSLALLPSLPRLTVLSVSFSLLRYPCRSRTPCVRDTSPFGVRGRSTTVSRNV, from the coding sequence ATGATCGATGACCATTTTGACGCACTTGCCGACGAGCAGCGGCGCGAGGTGCTGCTGGCGATCCTGGACAAAAACCCGGGCGACGACAGATCCGTGACCACTGCTGTTCGGACGGACGAAGAGCGATCGCGCGCGACGGAACTCCATCACGTCCACCTGCCGAAACTGGAAGACTACGGACTGATCGACTGGGATCGTGAGCGCCACGAGATCACGAAGGGACCGCTGTTCGATCAGATCCGACCGTTGCTCGTCCTGCTCGAAAAAACCGGGACGAGCTCGTCGGAACGCTGCCGTCCGAATGACCGGTCGTCGCTTGCGCTCCTCCCGTCGCTACCGCGGCTGACGGTGCTTTCGGTCTCGTTCTCTCTGCTCCGATATCCGTGTCGCTCGCGGACGCCGTGCGTCCGTGATACTTCGCCGTTCGGCGTCCGGGGTCGTAGCACCACAGTTAGTCGAAACGTGTGA
- a CDS encoding TrmB family transcriptional regulator — MKDISSHEQSVELLQQLGLKEYEAKCFVALSRLPKATAKDISDVSEVPRTRVYDAIRVLEAKGLVEIQHSNPQQYRAVKIDEAAATLREEFESRTEKLADSLASIDAVSLEEDEEEVAHEVWSLSGESAIRNRTKSLLDDADDEIVLVVGDESKLTEDLFDQLRAAQDRGTTVLVGTVSDDLRDRVVESMPDVEVFVSELEWLSELEDDPTDTVSISQLLLVDRSSILVSTT, encoded by the coding sequence ATGAAGGACATCTCGAGTCACGAACAGTCGGTAGAGTTGCTCCAGCAGCTGGGGCTGAAAGAGTACGAGGCCAAGTGCTTCGTCGCGCTGTCGCGACTGCCGAAAGCGACGGCTAAAGACATCAGTGACGTCTCGGAAGTCCCGCGGACGCGCGTCTACGACGCCATCCGCGTGCTGGAGGCCAAGGGACTCGTCGAGATCCAGCACTCGAATCCCCAGCAGTACCGCGCCGTCAAGATCGACGAGGCGGCGGCGACGCTCCGGGAGGAGTTCGAGTCCCGCACGGAGAAACTTGCCGACTCGCTGGCCTCGATCGACGCTGTGTCGCTGGAGGAGGACGAGGAAGAGGTCGCCCACGAGGTCTGGTCGCTCTCCGGCGAATCGGCGATCCGGAACCGGACGAAGTCGCTACTCGACGACGCCGACGACGAGATCGTGCTGGTCGTCGGCGACGAGAGCAAGCTTACCGAGGATCTTTTCGATCAGCTCCGGGCCGCACAGGATCGCGGAACGACCGTCCTCGTCGGCACAGTGTCGGATGATCTGCGCGACCGCGTCGTTGAGTCGATGCCGGACGTCGAGGTGTTCGTCTCGGAACTTGAGTGGCTCTCGGAGCTCGAAGACGATCCGACCGACACCGTTTCTATCAGCCAGCTCCTGCTCGTCGATCGCAGCTCCATCCTGGTTAGTACGACCTAG